From the genome of Streptomyces sp. S4.7:
GTGACCGATCGACTTTTTGTACGCGTACGCGGCGATCGTCGGCAGCTTGGCCAGCAGCCGGATCGTCGACAGGTGGCGCTGCTTCTCGTCGAACGGGTTGTGGCTGTCCTGGTAGAACGTCGACAGCGCGCTGACCACGGAGGACAGCATGGCCATCGGATGCGCGTCACGCGGGAAGCCGTCGAAGAACCGCTTCACGTCCTCGTGCAGCAGCGTGTGCTGGGTGATCTCGTTCTTGAAGGACGACAGCTCGTCGACCTTGGGAAGTTCACCGTTGATGAGCAGGTAGCCCACCTCGAGGAACGTCGAGCTCTCGGCCAGCTGCTCGATGGGGTAGCCGCGGTAGCGGAGGATGCCCTGCTCACCGTCGAGATAGGTGATGCCGGATTTATAGGCGGCGGTGTTGCCGTAGCCGCTGTCCAGAGTCACCAGGCCGGTCTGGGCCCGCAGCTTCCCGATGTCGAAGCCCTTGTCGCCGACGGTGCTGTCGATCACCGGGTAGGTGTACTCGCCATCGCCGTACCGCAGTACTACAGAGTTGTCGCTCACGTCATCCCTCACCGACGTAGTGCCTCTTCTTCGAGGTGCCCTGACTGTCTCTACCATCCCCCATTTGGCTCAGGAGAGTGCACTCGGGGTCGACCATTAGGCCTATTCGCGGCACTGAGTGCCGCCAACTTTCACATCCTGCCCCCTTCGCCCCGGTTCCGAAAGCCCGGGGTGGCAATCCCGTCGCCGGACACTCCCCTGGGGGAGGACGATCCGCCCGAACACGGACCGCCGCCGGGACCGGCCGCGCCAGGTCCCACCAGGTCACGCGAGCTCAGAACTTCCCGGACCGGAGGCTGCCGGAGAGCCGGTGGTCGAGCGCGGTGCAGCGCCGGCCCGCGGAGACCGTACGGACCGCCTGCCCTATCGCCTTCCGGGAGCCGACCAGGACGACGAGCTTCTTGGCACGGGTGACCGCCGTGTACAGCAGGTTCCGCTGGAGCATCATCCAGGCGCCGGTGGTGACGGGGATGACCACGGCGGGGTACTCGCTGCCCTGCGAGCGGTGGATCGTCACCGCGTAGGCGTGCGCCAGCTCGTCCAGCTCGTCGAAGTCGTAAGGCACTTCCTCGTCCTCGTCCGTCCGCACCGTCAGACACTGGTCGTCCAGGTTCAGCGAGGTCACGACCCCGACCGTGCCGTTGAAGACGCCGTTCTGCCCCTTGTCGTAGTTGTTGCGGATCTGGGTGACCTTGTCTCCGACGCGGAAGACGCGACCGCCGAGCCGCTTCTCGGGCAGTTCGGGCCGGGCGGGGGTGATGGCCTGCTGGAGCAGGCCGTTGAGGGTGCCCGCGCCGGCCGGGCCGCGGTGCATCGGGGCCAGCACCTGGATGTCGCGCCGCGGGTCGAGGCCGAAGGTGGCGGGGATCCGGCGGGCCGCGACATCCACCGTGAGCTTTCCGGCCTCCTCCGTCTCGTCCTCCACGAACAGGAAGAAGTCGCTGAGGCCCTGGGTGATGGGCTGGACCCCGGAGTTGATGCGGTGGGCGTTGGTGACCACCCCCGACTGCTGGGCCTGCCGGAAGATGCGGGTCAGACGCACCTGTGGCACGGGCCCGTCGTCGGCCAGCAGGTCGCGCAGCACCTCGCCCGCCCCGACCGAGGGCAGCTGGTCGACATCGCCGACGAGCAGCAGATGTGCACCGGGTGCCACCGCCTTGACGAGCTTGTTGGCGAGCAGCAGATCCAGCATGGACGCCTCGTCGACCACCACCAGATCGGCGTCGAGCGGCCGGTCCCTGTCGTAAGCGGCGTCCCCTCCGGGTTTGAGTTCCAGCAGCCGGTGGACCGTCGACGCCTCGGCGCCCGTGAGCTCGGCGAGGCGCTTGGCCGCGCGCCCCGTGGGCGCCGCGAGGACCACCTTGGCCTTCTTGGCCCTGGCCAGCTCCACGATCGAGCGGACCGTGAAGGACTTGCCGCAGCCCGGCCCACCGGTCAGGACGGCGACCTTGCGGGTGAGGGCGAGCCGCACCGCGGCTTC
Proteins encoded in this window:
- a CDS encoding ATP-dependent RecD-like DNA helicase, translating into MSNPAVLEGVLERITYSNEENGYTVARVDTGRGADLLTVVGSLLGAQPGESLRMEGRWASHPQYGKQFTVENYTTVLPATIQGIRRYLGSGLIKGIGPRIAERIVEHFGVDTLEIIEKEPKRLVEVPGLGPKRTKMIGAAWEEQKAIKEVMIFLQGVGVSTSIAVRIYKKYGDASISVVKNEPYRLAADVWGIGFLTADRIAQAVGIPHDSPDRAKAGLQYALSQSTDQGHCFLPEEQLISDAVKLLQVDTGLVIDCLAELAAEEEGVVREKVPGPDGGEPVTAVYLVPFHRAELSLSAQLLRLLRASEDRMPAFQDVVWEKALPWLASRTGAELAPEQEAAVRLALTRKVAVLTGGPGCGKSFTVRSIVELARAKKAKVVLAAPTGRAAKRLAELTGAEASTVHRLLELKPGGDAAYDRDRPLDADLVVVDEASMLDLLLANKLVKAVAPGAHLLLVGDVDQLPSVGAGEVLRDLLADDGPVPQVRLTRIFRQAQQSGVVTNAHRINSGVQPITQGLSDFFLFVEDETEEAGKLTVDVAARRIPATFGLDPRRDIQVLAPMHRGPAGAGTLNGLLQQAITPARPELPEKRLGGRVFRVGDKVTQIRNNYDKGQNGVFNGTVGVVTSLNLDDQCLTVRTDEDEEVPYDFDELDELAHAYAVTIHRSQGSEYPAVVIPVTTGAWMMLQRNLLYTAVTRAKKLVVLVGSRKAIGQAVRTVSAGRRCTALDHRLSGSLRSGKF